ATTCTCGCCGTTCGCTGGCCAGGCGGCAAATGTTGCCGCTGCGCACCTGGCTCGACCAGTCCGTCGACACCGTCATCGACGAGCTGTCCCTGCTGGGTCTCGTTGTGTCCCACGAACCTGTGGATCAGGGTGCGCGGTCCGTGTCCGACCAGTGAGGAGCTCACGGAGATCACGTCGCTGCGGGCGGAGAACCCGGGATCTGAAGGACGCGAACGAGGATCCTGCAGGCAACGTCGATTTTCGGGAAGCTGCTCCCGTTGCGACCGGCAGGCCCCGGGGAGGACCAGCCGACCCGCGACCTTTGCCAGCGCTTCCCCGACCAGCCGCGTCTTGCCCACCCCGACCTCGCTCGATCACGATCACTTGGGTGGGCTCGTCAGGGCGGCAACCACGGCGTCCAGCTCGGATTGGCGACCGACGAGTCTCGGACTGGCCACGCGGCGGATCGGACCGCCCGCGACCGGTGCCCAGACGTTCATTGCCGACTGCAGATCGAGGTCACCTCCCTCGACTCTCCGGCGGTCGACCCCATGGCATACCAGTCGACGTGACCAGCCGGAACGACACCCGGCAGCCAATCGTCGGGCGACCAGCCTGCCCCCTCACCCGGTGGCGCTACGGCGCCAATGTGGGGCTGGGCAACGGCACTGGGAACGGCGAACGGGACGGGGACGGGGAGGCGGACGGCGAGGGGGAGGCGGACGCAGCCGGCTGAGTCGGGGACGGGGAGCCGCGACCGCCGCCGGTAGGAGCAGGCGCGGCACTCGGCCGCGTGGCGCGGCGCGGATCTGCCGTTCGACGCGGGTGGGCGCTGGGTGCCGGGGCCAGCGTAGCCGGCGGCCCGGCGAGCCTGACCGGGGGGAAGTTGCCGACCAGCGCCGCGAACATGGCCGGGTCGTCGTCGAGGCCGAGCGCCCAGATGCCCACACCGGCCAAATGATCGGTGTCAGCAAGTTCGGCTTTCATCCCCACCGAGGTCGGATCTTCAAAGTAGGCCTCCGACCAACCGGCCCGGCTGTGGCTGGCGGTCCACGGCACCTGCGCCTGGGGATCCCAGTAGGTGAGGGCGCCCGGACCGGGCAGCGCCGCGTCCGGGACCGGGGTCGGCACGCCCGTCGCCGTGGCCTGCGGGGCACCGGAAACGGTGGACCAACGTTCGCCGTAGAACGGGATCCCGAGGATGGTCTTCGCCGGGGCGATCCGGGCGAACGCGGCGGCCACCGCGGCATCCGCCGGCAGCGGCGCCACCGGGCCGGCCCGGGACGCCGAATTCATGTCATAAGCCATGACGAAGATCGCATCGACCGCACCGGCCAGGCCAGGCACGTCAAAAAAACCGGTCGGGTTGGCCGCGGAGTCGGCGTAGACGTCGACCGAAACCTGCCAATGCCGATCCGCCGAGTGCAGCCCGCTCGCCACCGCGCGGACGAAACGCAGGTAGCCAGCCCGGCCGGCGCCACCGACACCCTCGATGTCCAGATTGACCCCGTCCAGGCGCTCCTGGCGCAGCAGTCGGACCACCTCAGCGACCAGCCGGGCCGGCGCTGAGGCACTGGTCAGCAACGCCGAGATGGTGCCCGGGTCGAAAGCGGCGACCGTGAGCACGACCCGATCGTCGCTGGCATGGGCGGCGTTGACCAGGTCGGCCAGATCCTGGCTGCCGAATCCGGACCAGCCCGGACCGGCCCGGACCACCGCGCCGGACCCCGTCAGGTCCAACCCGAAATAGGCGACCGTGGTCAACGAAGCGACCGGGAACGCGGCCGCCTGCGACAGCGTCCAGTACGGAGCGAAACCGAACACCTCACGCGGGGCCAGCGGTCGCCCCAACGCCACCACCGGCGGCGCCGGCCGGGGCGGCCGCCGAGCCCGACCCAACGGTTCAACCCCAAGCGCGAACAACCGGGCCAACCCGACCAGCGGCCGGTCAGCCAAACTCGGGTCGCCGGCCGCCACAGCGGGCGCAGCAGTCACGCGCTGGTGCGGTCGGGCGGGCAGCACGACAAAACCGACCAACCCGACCGTGACCGCGCCCGCCACACCGGACGCCGTAACAACCAGCCCCCACCGCCGCCGTACACCCGTCACACACCCGGGAAACCTCACGGCCCGGGGCCACGCCACCGCCACGCGCACGATCAGCCCGCCACCCAGGCGACAACCGGCCGCCCGGTGCTCACACACAGCGACAGCCCGGGTGACCCAGCTGACGTCTCGGCGCCTCATCCTGGCCTTCATTCACCATCGGTTCGAGCGGCCCCCACTTCCCCACCACGAACAACGCTGCACGACGCGGGTAGTAACGCCCCGCCCAACGGTGAGATCCATCGCTGAACCTCCGACACCGTCAGACTCTCGTTCCCCCCGGCCCGGTAAGGGCGGTCGACCAGCTCCCCCGGCAGCGTTCACACCCACCCTCTCGGCGACCGAATAGCCCGCGACCACTGGCCGACTCGCGCAACGGAGATGGGACTTTTCACAACGGAGGGGGGACAGTGCGCGATCTTCGTCGGGGGGTCTATCAGGGGGTCTATCAACGTCGGACATCCCCCATCACCCCCCATCAGCCGCCAAGATCAGCATTGCGTTTGCCCAGGTCACGGGCTGTTTCGCCTGTTCACAGCCTCGGTCGAGGAACCCCCGACATGGGGGTTCAAGTCCCCCCTCCGACACTTACCCTCGGTTGTATCGTCCCAGGTCAGGGGCATGTTGCCGTTGTAATTCCGCGGGTTTCGGGCCGTTCTGGTCACAGACTGGTCACAGAAGCTCCCATGATCTTGCTCGTGTGCGACTTGTTCCTCGTTGCTGACGGCGCAACGACTCTGCTCCAGCGGAGCCGGAAGCACACCGGCACCCGCTCGTGCGTGGGACGGTGTCAGCGGTAGTTCGCTGACCGCGGCCGACGCAACAGCCGATCAAGTATTTCGCAGACCGGTCGTCCCTGGCAGGCATGTCGCGATGAGAGGAATCTCCACCGTGCCGATGTCGGACGCACGGAGCCTGTCCGCCCCGAGCGGACCGGACTGAGATCGCGGAGAATGGCAATCATGTGCAAGTCGATCGAGTCTTGGTAGGCGAAGGATGACAGCGGACGACATCCGCACGGACGCGGTACGCGGACTGGCTACGGTCGCCCTACTGAAGGCCAACTTCGACTCCGGACGCGACCACATCTCAATGTTCGAGCCGTTCGTCATTGACACGCTTGCGACGATGGACCTCGATGGCGCCAGCGTCGAAGACGTCCAGCGAGCTCTGCGACATCGTCACAGACTGTCTCTTCCGCTGAACACGCTCAAGACCTTGCTAGGGCGAGCGAAGGATCGTAGATTGCTGCGCCGCGACGGAGGGCGCTACTTCCGCACCGCCGGGACGCCGACAACCAGCGACTTGCTCGAGCGATGCGCGACGATCGAGGAGCGGCAGCGTCGCTTGGCGGAGGCGCTGATCGACAAGGCGCGGCAACTTGGGTTGGGGGTCGCCAGCGTCGAGGACGCCCTCGCAATGATCCTTTCGTTCTTGGAGAGGTTCCACGTGGCGCTTGCGCTCGATGCGCAATCACGGTTGCGGCCGGTCATGGGCGACGACTTGGATTCGACGGGGCCGCTCGACGCGCAATCGTCCATAACAGCGCGATTCATCTACGATGAGTTGGTCGCCGCGTCTCCGCTGAGCGAGATCATCGAGGAGATGCTGGAAGGTTTCGTGCTGCAGAACGCTCTTCTTCTCAAGGACATCTCCCTAGCTGGGCGGCGGTTCCAAGGCCTGCACGTGTTTTTCGACAGCCGGCTCTTATTCCGCGCTCTCGGCCACAATGGCCCAGCGGCAGAGCGCGCAACGCTTGAGCTCATAGCCCTATTGAGGGATACCGGCGCAATTCTGAACCTGTTCACGACGACTGTGCGCGAAATGCGAGCCATCCTCAGTGTCTACGAAGACAAACTTGCAACCGCCAAAGGCCGTGCTGAGCTGTATGCAACCCCGATGACCCGACACTTCTTGACCACTGGGCAATCACCAAGCGATATTCGCGTGCAGGCGTCTCTCATCGAGCGCCGGCTCGCGAGCCTCGGATTCAACGTGCGCGACCTACCGGCTCACGAGGCCCGCTTTACTCTCGACGAGGCGAAGCTTGCCAAGAGCCTGGCCGGATCCTCGGGTAACGATCATTCACAGCGAGTGATCCACGACGTGGACTGCGTTGCGGGCGTGCTTACATGGCGGCGCGGGATGGTCTCGGAGTCCTGGGACACGGCCCGCGCCGTGTTCGTGACGACAAGTGGGGAGACGATCGACAGCGTTGCCCAGTGGTACCAGGATGAAGGCGGGCAAGGACTACCACCGATTGTTCACCACTTGTACCTTTCAAACCTGGCATGGTTGAAGAAACCGGCATCGGCCGCGAAGCTCAAGGTGAACGAGCTCATCGCAGTGTGCGTCGCAGCGCTCAGGCCGTCGAAGCCAGCATGGAAGGCCTTCGTAGCGCATCTCCGGAAGCTTGAAGCGTCAGGAATCCTGGTCTCAGATGAGGTGACGGCTATCCTGGCCAGCGGTTTAACGGATCGTATCCTCGTGGACGCGGAGGTTGACGAGGATAGTGACGCGGACTCGCTCAACGAAGTCGTCGAGCGAGTCAAGGAGACCTACCGGCAAGAGGCGACCGTCGAGGTCAACGCTGCAAAACAAGCTGCATTGGAACATCAAGCTGAGGCAGCACGACTGAGGACACAGCTGCGAAGTCGCGCGCATTCGGTGGCCAGAGTCGTCAGTTGGTCGCTTGCGCTCGTACTCGGGGCCAGCTTTATCGCAGGAACCGTCCTGTCCGTCGTGAGCGGCGCGACGTCATCGTCGCCGGATCTGTGGGCGATCCTTCTCGCGGCTGTACCCCTTGCGATCGCTGCTCTGCTAGGCGTCTTATGGGGCTTCAACTTGAAGTCCTGGAGGGTAACACTCGAACTGCGACTAAGCGACGTGATCGCTTCGTGGCTGCAGACCACCCCCCAGTGAACGCGATGTCGATTGGCGAATCCCTATGCGGAGGAGCCGTTCCAGCCCGCTGCCCTAGGAATCGAGGATAAGGCTCGCCACCTTCTCGGCGGCGTCGCTTTGCATGGCGGGGCTGACGTGTGAGTACAGGTCGAGTGTGATCGACACGTTTGAGTGGCCGAGTCTCTCCTGGACGACCTTCGGGTGCACCCCGGCCTCAAGGGCGAGTGTTGCCCACGTGTGACGAAGATCGTGGTTGTGCCGACGTCGGCACAAGCACGATTATGCCGACCTGCGCGTTATGCCGACCTGCGCGTGAACGCCCTTGTGTGGTGGGGTGATCCGGCTGTTCAGGTCGGCATAATCAGAGCGTC
Above is a genomic segment from Mycobacteriales bacterium containing:
- a CDS encoding glycosyl hydrolase family 18 protein: MAGAVTVGLVGFVVLPARPHQRVTAAPAVAAGDPSLADRPLVGLARLFALGVEPLGRARRPPRPAPPVVALGRPLAPREVFGFAPYWTLSQAAAFPVASLTTVAYFGLDLTGSGAVVRAGPGWSGFGSQDLADLVNAAHASDDRVVLTVAAFDPGTISALLTSASAPARLVAEVVRLLRQERLDGVNLDIEGVGGAGRAGYLRFVRAVASGLHSADRHWQVSVDVYADSAANPTGFFDVPGLAGAVDAIFVMAYDMNSASRAGPVAPLPADAAVAAAFARIAPAKTILGIPFYGERWSTVSGAPQATATGVPTPVPDAALPGPGALTYWDPQAQVPWTASHSRAGWSEAYFEDPTSVGMKAELADTDHLAGVGIWALGLDDDPAMFAALVGNFPPVRLAGPPATLAPAPSAHPRRTADPRRATRPSAAPAPTGGGRGSPSPTQPAASASPSPSASPSPSRSPFPVPLPSPTLAP
- a CDS encoding tyrosine-type recombinase/integrase, translated to MCRRRHNHDLRHTWATLALEAGVHPKVVQERLGHSNVSITLDLYSHVSPAMQSDAAEKVASLILDS